taataattaaaacaccttttaattattaatcatttttctaaacactttagaaataattctctcacttgatttaatttacaaaaattaaattcttaattaataatattaagaacttttcttaattaatttataatcaattaaatctcatttaatcaattattaaatttgccaattaattatttatttcataaataaataattatcatccattattaattaattcctgcaccattaaatcattctcttttatggtgtgaccctataagttcaatattaagccggtagtgaaaataaataataataaaactattttatcattatttatataaattctctaattcattaaatatgattaattaattaatcatacttattctacatcgtgagggatacttctcagcatatcgcgactatccagataatacgaattcactgcttagaataccaagaacctattcagtgagtagtgtgatgattaaatacaaggcatggaacttgtgtcaagcctatattatttaatcacttgctttcccattcactatgcttagttctatttaatgtaaattagaaactcctttctaatttcattcactctggccagagattcctgaactagcataagtggatcagcattgaacattctcttccttcactggaaggggtagatcctttattgattatacactatctttgtgtacaaattcctatacccagtagagaagcatagttcagtgtacacaagatgactatgatgacctcaagtctaaggatacttgtacaactatcactatgtaaacaactgctaatacgtgagtgaactccatcagttgttcagctgtgtgagtcatgttcagtgaacttattctataataagcacctacatactatcTATAGTGacaccacataaatgtctatgagaacagacatccttcataatgaagcaagcatagtatgtaccgatctttgcggattattaattaccagttagtaatcctatgaccaggaactatttaagtttagagttatcatcttttaggtctcattattatgatctcatcacaatccataaaaaactttactctaaactgtggtatatcttatttaaacacttaaaatagatagaacccgcaataaaaacaaaacaagtcttttattaatatcaatgaaatcaaaacagattacataaaagttattcctaaatcctcacaCATGATTGGACTGAGGACATATCCCTTTCACCTTCCTCCACCTTAGATAATCCACATTCAGGTTGAGTCTCCCCAAGGCTTATCTTATAAAGTCTATTTGCAGACCTCCTCACTCTCATTAGTAATGCTCCTTCCTTATTGTAGATCCTCAACTGATCCTCTTCCAACACTACCTTGCTTCCTTCCTACGCCAATTGTCCCAAGCTCAAAGTATTATTGCACAGGGTCGGTATATAGTACACATCTTTCAGTTTCCATTCCTTGCCATTCTTACATAAAAACGAAATTACTCCTTTACCACAAATGGCCACTGTGGAACCATCCCCGAACCTCACCTGTCCCGTGACTGTTTGATCTAGTTCCTTGAATTTTCCTCGATCTCCTGTCATGTGTTGGCTAGCACCGTTGTCGAGATACCAGACTTGTGACATTTTGGCCTCTTCAATGCTTTTATTGAGCATAAGATCCACATTTTCTTCATTCAATAACTCCATGCCTGTATTTTTATCTTCGCACTTCAACAATAATAAAGCAGGCTCATCCTCCTCAGCCTGAGTCTTGTTTACCTCTGGCTTTTGTTCCCTGTCTCTCCGAGGCTTTTTACATTGATACGCGAAGTGACCGTATGCTCCACAATTATAACACCTTACAGTGCTTTTGTCGCGGTTCCCATTCCCGCCATTATTTGCCCATCGATTTCTCTGTGTTCCTGAATTCTCACCTCCGTTCTTATTTGTCTTACTCATCCACTCTTCTTTAGTCAACAGTAGTTTTCCACTCGAGTTCTCTCTCCTTGTCCATTCCTCCTCAGTAAACATCAGTTGTCCTCCTCCATTGTCACTTTGTCCTTTAATTTGCTCCTCATGTGCCTTAAGCGAGCCAAATTCCTCCTCGACCGTCATCTTGTCAAAATCCCTAAATTGTTCGATGGTAGACACAAATTTGCAGATACTTGCTTGACATTGTACGAAACAATCTCTTCATCACATAACTCTCAGACATCCCCTCACCCAGAGCACGGATGTTAGTCACTAGACCATTTAGTTTCATACAAAAATCTTCTAATTGATTCGAGCCCTTCATTCTCAATATTTCAAACTTGCTTTTAAGCGTTTAATCTTGGTTTTCTTTACGTGATCTGCACCTTGACACATAATTTTTATTGCTTCCCACGTTTCTCTTGCAGTCTCCTTTTCTGCCACATAAAAAAGTATATCCTTAGGTATACTTTGATAGATTGCAGCGAGTGTGATCTGGTCCTCCTTCTCGTCAACTTTTGAGTTTTCTCCTTCGCTGATTTCTTCAGCTTTCCACACACCACGTGCTTTCATAAAGGCCTTCATTTTCATGGCCCAAGCGGTATAATTATCCCTGGTTAACATAGGATAACTTAAACTGAGTGAACCCTCCTTCACCTTTGCTTTCTCTTCGGCCATTCTTTGCATATACTTTGGTGAATCAGCTCATTTACCCACGAAATAAGAGTTCAACAGTCGTTTTCGGAGCTCAAAATAACAATGTTCTACATGTTATAATTTCATTTTTTCTGGATTATATGAAAGTAGGAGACACATTTTTTAATACAGGCCAAtcattttaaatttaatttaagaAAAAAACATTTTTAATAGGCTCCTCAACATGCCTTCATGAACTAGTTTTAACAATATTTTATCTAGTCAGCCATTTTCGGAGCTGAAAATAAAAATGCTCTACATATTATAATTTCATTTTTTCTGGCTTGTTTTAAAGTAGAACATCAATATATTAAGCCCCAActaatttatgaaaataattaataatctTATCACATTTTCTAACTTCCCCAAAATGGGCCTCAAAACATGAATCATTTCGAGTTGTCAAGGAGGGAAAAGTGACAAAAAAATATAGGTACAAACGCCATTTCAAATGACATTCTCCATTTGTAAAAAAAATCCCTTTGATGAACTCCATTTCAAATGGAGCTCATAACTTAAAAAACAAAAATCAACTTACTATACAATTCTTGCTATTTTGAACAAAATTATACCCATTTTGTTATTTTTGGTTCGTTCGATATAAAAAAAAAGTTGCCCCACTTTATCgattgttttatttaattttttatataaataatgcTGGAGATACCAAACTTCCCAAGTGTCACGTGTTTGTCtgtaaattaattataattaattattaatagcGGAATCTATGCATTCACATAAATTTTACTAATAAAATTATTCATGCTAAATTACCAATATCATGTCATTCGAACCAAAATTGGGTACCAATTTGGTATCTCTAGTTATGGCACCGCAAAAAGCTGATTTAAAACCAAAATCGGAGAAAACTGAATCGAAAAAATTGATCTAAACCTAACACCGAAAAATAAAAAAGCGAACTAATTTAAATGACTCGGTTCCGGTTATACCTTAAAACGGAACGGATAAAAACCGAACTGAACCGGTTActaatattaataaatattattattattatcattattattattattattattattataattattattattatttttattattcagAAAGATTTCAAGCCTTTACAGGAATTACTTGTAAATGTTCATTATCTTTTTATCAAacttaaagaagaattattgtcATCAACTTCGAGTTGTTTCTTAGTATTTCAAAAACCGTCATACAAACTTAATTCGCTATCTTTATTCGCTTCCCATTAAAAGTCATTCCTTATTGAATAAAGAATAATTTACGCCTCACAATGCGATTTGGTCATCTAATCTGCCACATCTCTTGTAGAGATCCGACAAGATGTTATCAAGGGACTCTTAAAACTTATCAGAACATCGTACTTTCAATGACTCAATGACTTCAATGGCTTCCTCGGATCGATTTTGTTGTTTCATAACAAATAGCCATATCTTTCAAAACATTATCCACTTTATCTCCTTAATTAATTGCTCCCGAGAATAAAGGGATAGCTCTTTTCTGGATCCTTATCCACCAACTGATAGTATATATAGCTCTCCCAAGAATAAGGCCCGGACCACTAACTCAATCCAGTCCTGCACACTACTAGTCCTAACTGGTCCAGTCCCGCAAGCCCAACCTTCGGAGGTCCCAACACGAGAGGCACATGTCGAAATGCATTATATGGACAAATGTCAcccatcaatcatgggaataatcaaggcacgtgttagaggatcctcagaacattttTCAACCAGTCTCGCCCCGACACGTGTAAGGCATGCATCCCATCCAGGTCTCCCCCGAACCTAGAACCAATGACTATGATTCAAAAGTACCAACCCCAAAATCCTATCCTTGgcctataaatagcccaagaaggtaaggttttggggttaatcactctctcacactcatatacacacacacccACCTTGTATTCCTTTCTATCTTCATattccccaaaagcgagttcttactctcacaccggaggcgccgcgggacccaAACCCCCTACCGGTGTTGTTTTATAGTAGCCCCACGAATGCTACACCTccacagcggcgaaggatccaaGCATGGCGTCGAAGGAGCAGGACCTCCACCAGGAGTTATCACCAACTGAACATTCGTGGCTTTGACATAAGGAGAATTACCAAACTAGTATAAGGTGTAAGCTAGTATAACTAAACTAAAAAACTACAATAAGGTCTAATATTTAAGTTACTAGCATCAATTGTATAAAGTTACTAGCATCAATTGTATtaacaaaaaattatattaaGAGCAATGAGGCAATTTCGATGTTAAGTTGCAAAGAAGTTATGTGCAATCTTTGAAGTATTTGCATGATGAAGTCGAAGAGGAAAAAGTTCATTATGATGTTAAGTTAGCAGAGAAGTTATGTGCAATTTTTGAAGTATCTACACGATGAAGTCATGAGGGGAAGAAGTTACTGATCATGTTTTCGTTTCATTCTTTTATATAATTCATATTAAATTGTAATGTTCTTAGTTTTTTATATATTATTCTAATTATCGCAAAAAATACACTaaaaagaagaaataattttattataaataaattctTAAAACAAATTTTAAGAAAATTAAAACATAAACATTGAAGATAAGACATGAGCACGGGCAATAAGCTAGTTAACccttaaaacttgaaaacacaaCTTGATAGCTAACTGCACTTCTAGTTGTTTTCGTCACCAGGAGGAAACATATAATCATTATAGTGTTGTTGAGGGTCGTTTCGCATAACATGGTGATGGATATGTTGGTGAACATGCTTGTGGTGATCATGGTCGGGTATTTCATATCCAACTTCTAGTTGATCACGAAGGAATTCTTGAGAAGGAACATTGTTGAAATTTAGAATATTGATATCTTCAAGTTGAACTAGATGCGTGTGAATGTGGTAATGTATAGGTTGGTATTGGTGCTCCTGAGCGGGGAGTCGATGAAACATGAAGCGACCGTTAGCATGGCCGTTACCATGGTGGCCGTTAGTGTTGCCATTTTCATGGACTTGTTCATGATGTAATTATACCAACTTACCGAACTTATTACAAATAtactttattttaaatttttatttgtgAAATTACGTTCCTAACTTTCTTTCAACTAAAGGCACATTCTCGGCCCAATCCCCCACCCAACATTCCCGactctctcctttcttcttctcTTCCGACTTCCCTCTCTCCGTGTCTCTCTTTCTCTATTTCAGTTTTATAATtgctctctctctcttctctgtATGTTTTGATGCTTAGTGATAACATCGGAAATAGTACAAAAGTAAGACACCGactcactacaagaaaacaaggtTAAATACAACTGATTTAAATTCGACCGGGGTTAAATTCGACCGCAGGCGGTTGAATCCTTTGGAcacggctaaattcgaccggcCTCAGTCGAATCCAAACGGTTGTATTTAAATGGACGTATTTACAATCAATTTTAACTGAAAACGGTGTAAATTAAAACGGTCGAAATtaaatcggtcgaatttagcccctAAATTCGACCAAAAAAAATTTCCGGTCGATTTTAGCCCaaaaaaatggagggaattttcccgcTAAGTAATTTATTTGCCACTCCTAAATTTAACCGATTTCGGTCAAATTTTATAGTTAAATATGGTGGGAAATTTACCCATACTTTTgcaattttcaaaaaaaaatgaGGGAAATTTCCCGCCCATTTTGAAGGTATATTTCAATGAAATTTGGTTGTATTTATAACTTTTTtcaatttaatttttaataaaaaaaattatttaaatgttagtgaatattttgaaattgtgaatatgggagagaataaaagttatccaaataaaaaaaattagttcttgaaaaaataaattatgcgctataagaattttcaaatttctatatttgtttaaaaaatataattgaTGCTAGTTATTTGTATAAGTCTAACCGatatttgacttttaaaatgacaaaccaaataaaattattttgacctGAAATTTTGGTCAtaacactaatatatatatatataagcatatccatacggttgaatcgatgaaattttttataaaaataaaaaataaaacacCAATTCACGACTAAATACTAATTAGCTGTACtggtcaaactgatgcttgactattaaaatggcaaattaaataaaattattttgatttgaaactttcattatatcactaatatatatatttacatctatacggttggatccctgaaaaagattttttaaaaaatcaaaacaccaattgaagactaaacactagttagttgtactagtcaaactgatttttgactattaaaatggcaaaccaaataaaattattttgatattaaattttagttatatcactaatatatatatatgcattaacatccatacggttggatcgatgaaaaatatttttgaaaaaatcgaaacaccaattcaggactaaacactagttagttgtactagtcaaactcatgtttgactgttaaaatggcaaaccaaataaaattatattgatCTGAAACTCTGGTTATATAACTAATATcaatatctattgacatccatacggttggacagaagaaaaatatttttgaaaaaatcgaaacaccaattcaagacTAAATACCacttagttgtactagtcaaattgatgtttgactcttaaaatggcaaaccaaataaaattattttgatctgaaactctggttatatcattaatacatatatatatatatatatatatatatatatatattgacatctaTACGGCTGGACCGatgaaaatatttttgaaaaaatcgaaacactaattaagtactaaacactagttagttgtactagtcaaattgatttttgactgttaaaatggcaaacaagataaaattatttttatatgaaattttggttatatcactaatatatatatctattgacatccatattgTTGGaccgatgaaaaatatttttgagaaaatcgaaacaccaattcaggactaaacaccagttagttgtactagtcaaaatgatgtttgactgtcaaaatagcaaatcaaataaaattattttgatatgaaattttggttatatcactaatatatatatttattgacatccatatggttggactgatgaaaaatatttttgaaaaaattgaaacaccaattcatgactaaacactagttacttgtgttagtcaaactgatgtttaactgttaaaatgacaaaccaaataaaattattttgatctgaaactttggttatatcattaatatgtATATCTTTTGATATCTGTATGGTTTGATCGATGAATactttttttgaaaaaaaatcgaaacaccaattcgagACCAAACACTTggtagttgtactagtcaaactgatgtttgactgttaaaatgataaaccaaatataaatattttgatctgaaactttggttatatcattaatatgtATATCTATTGATATCCATACGGTTATATCGatgaataattttttaaaaaaatcgaaacaccattTCAGGACCAAATACTaggtagttgtactagtcaaactgatgtttaactgttaaaatgacaaaccaaataaaattattttgatctaaaactttggttatatcattaatatgtatatctattgatatccgtacggttggatcgatggatacttttttaaaaaaaaattgaaacaccaattcaggaccaAACACTATGTAGTTGTgttagtcaaactgatgtttgactattaaaatggcaaaccaaataaaattattttgatctaaaacttTGGTCATATCATTCATATGTATATCTATTGATATATGTAtggttggatcgataaatacttttcttaaaaaaaatcaaaacaccaattcaggaccaaacactaggtagttgtactagtcaaacttgTGTTtaactgttaaaatgacaaaccaaataaaattattttgatattaaactttggttatatcattaatatgtATATCTATTGATATCTGTACGGTTAGATCggtgaataattttaaaaaaaaaatcgaaaTACCAATTTAGGACCAAACACTAGGTAGTTGTgttagtcaaactgatgtttgacttttaaaatgacaaaccaaataaaattgttttgatcCGAAACTGTGGTTATACCACTAATATGTCTATCTATcgacatccataaggttggattgatgaaaaaatattttttaaaaaatcgaaacaccaattcaggaccaaacactaggtagttgtactagtaaaactaatgtttgactcttaaaatgacaaatcaaataaaattattttgatctgaaattttgacatatcactaatatatatatagtaaattGCACATCTTGTTACTGTCCCGTCCTTAGTTTCAATGTAGTTGTTTTGTTGCATTAGTGCCCATTCCAAATTACCTAGTAATCTAGTGGCTTCTTGCTCCACAGAAACTTAATATTTTTTACCTTGAGATCGCGCTATCTTTATTCGCGTCCCATTAAAAGCCATTCCTTATTGAATCAAGAACAATTTGTGCCTCACAACGCGATTTGATCATCTAATCTGCCACATCTCTTGTAGAGATCCGACAAGATGTTATCAAGAGACTCTTAAAACTTATCAGAACATCATATTTTCAATGACTCAATGACCTCAATGGCTTCCTCGGATCGATTTTGTTGTTTCATAACAAAAAACCATATCTTTCAAAACACTATCCACTTTATagttttaatataaataaattctaaaataaattttaagaaattaaaaCGTAAACATTGAAGAGAAGACATGAGCACGGGCAATAAGCTAGTTAACccttaaaacttgaaaacactactTGATAGCTAACTGCACTTCTAGCTTATTCAAACGCCAGAGTAAATAATCATTGGAAAATAGGTGGAAATTGGGCAAAATCAAGATTATCGAGATCCACATTGTTTTCGTCACCAGGAGGAAACATATAATCATTATTGTGTTGTTGAGGGTGGTTTCGCATAACATGGTGATGGATATGTTGGTGAACATGCTTGTGGTGATCATGGTCGGGTATTTCATATCCAACTTCTAGTTGATCACGAAGGAATTCTGGAGAAGGAACATTGTTGAAATTTAGAGTGTTGATATCTTCAAGTTGAACTAGATGCGTGTGAATGTGGTAATGTATAGGTTGGTATTGGTGCTCCTGAGCGGGGAGTCGATGCAACATGAAGCGGCCGTTAGCA
The sequence above is drawn from the Apium graveolens cultivar Ventura chromosome 2, ASM990537v1, whole genome shotgun sequence genome and encodes:
- the LOC141708737 gene encoding uncharacterized protein LOC141708737 → MTVEEEFGSLKAHEEQIKGQSDNGGGQLMFTEEEWTRRENSSGKLLLTKEEWMSKTNKNGGENSGTQRNRWANNGGNGNRDKSTVRCYNCGAYGHFAYQCKKPRRDREQKPEVNKTQAEEDEPALLLLKCEDKNTGMELLNEENVDLMLNKSIEEAKMSQVWYLDNGASQHMTGDRGKFKELDQTVTGQVRFGDGSTVAICGKGVISFLCKNGKEWKLKDVYYIPTLCNNTLSLGQLA